A single genomic interval of Zingiber officinale cultivar Zhangliang chromosome 4A, Zo_v1.1, whole genome shotgun sequence harbors:
- the LOC121973155 gene encoding probable indole-3-pyruvate monooxygenase YUCCA9 has protein sequence MVRGDRQLFRRRRKWVNGPLIVGAGPSGLAVGACLRDHGVPFVILEKSDCIASLWQHRTYDRLKLHLPNQFCQLPKLPFPRDFQEYPSKAQFIAYLEAYARHFKLHPQFNVAVASAKFDDTCGMWRLRCRRTETEVEYFSQWLVVATGENADCVVPEIAGMHEFFSDHLMHVCDYKSGDAFRRKKVLVIGCGNSGMEVCLDLCLHNAFPTMVVRDSVHVLPRETFGRSTFELAVGLMKWLPLNLVDKVMLALSRMILGDTEKLGLKRPCIGPFELKNTQGKTPVLDVGALGKIKSGEIKVVPGIKRFLHGKVELVDGTTLDVDSIILATGYRSNVNSWLQGSDFDTDGFPRTPFPNGWKGSSGLYAVGFTRRGLSGISMDAVKIAEDIARVWREETKHAKAKHMIACYRRRTSRS, from the exons ATGGTGCGCGGCGACCGGCAGTTGTTTAGGAGGCGACGCAAGTGGGTGAACGGGCCGCTGATCGTCGGCGCAGGCCCGTCGGGGCTGGCTGTAGGCGCGTGCCTGAGGGACCACGGCGTGCCCTTCGTCATCCTCGAGAAATCCGACTGCATTGCCTCGCTGTGGCAGCACCGGACGTACGACCGGTTGAAGCTCCACCTCCCCAATCAGTTTTGCCAGCTGCCGAAGCTCCCTTTCCCCCGTGACTTCCAAGAGTACCCTTCGAAGGCTCAGTTCATCGCCTACTTGGAGGCCTACGCTCGCCACTTCAAGCTGCACCCGCAGTTCAACGTCGCCGTCGCGTCCGCCAAGTTCGACGACACTTGCGGGATGTGGCGGCTGCGCTGCCGGAGGACGGAGACAGAGGTGGAGTACTTCTCCCAGTGGCTGGTCGTGGCCACCGGCGAGAATGCAGATTGCGTGGTGCCGGAGATCGCCGGTATGCATGAATTCTTCAGCGATCATCTGATGCATGTCTGCGACTACAAGTCCGGCGACGCTTTCCGGAGAAAGAAGGTGCTCGTCATCGGCTGTGGCAACTCCGGCATGGAAGTCTGCCTCGATCTCTGCCTCCACAATGCCTTCCCCACCATGGTCGTTCGCGATTCG GTCCACGTGTTGCCGAGGGAGACCTTTGGTAGGTCGACCTTCGAGCTCGCCGTCGGTTTGATGAAATGGCTGCCGTTGAATCTGGTGGATAAGGTGATGCTAGCGTTGTCAAGGATGATACTCGGAGACACCGAGAAACTCGGATTGAAACGACCTTGCATCGGACCTTTCGAGCTCAAGAACACGCAGGGGAAGACGCCGGTGTTGGACGTCGGCGCGCTGGGAAAGATCAAGAGCGGCGAGATCAAAGTGGTTCCCGGTATCAAAAGGTTCCTGCATGGTAAAGTGGAGCTGGTGGATGGAACAACCCTCGACGTCGATTCCATCATACTCGCTACTGGTTATCGCAGCAACGTCAATTCATGGCTACAG GGGAGTGACTTCGACACAGATGGATTTCCTCGGACTCcatttccaaatgggtggaaagGGAGCTCAGGGCTTTACGCTGTGGGATTCACCAGGAGAGGCCTCTCCGGGATATCCATGGACGCCGTGAAGATTGCCGAGGATATTGCCAGAGTTTGGAGAGAAGAAACCAAGCATGCAAAAGCAAAACACATGATTGCCTGCTATAGAAGAAGGACATCACGAAGCTGA
- the LOC121973153 gene encoding uncharacterized protein LOC121973153, with protein MHDSIGAASHRYLCEVRPQGFSSHPHGTGMAAAASSAIRPVSILLPLPPSSLTSTLRSFPGLLRPLPRLLPPPRSLRSSLCPPRRFSPVVFVAAAQSNLFKVIQTAWRIGRDVTDAGANLVPDAVPRPVARIGVAIAAISVALFVLKSFLSTVFFVLAVMGLVYFGFVALNADEVSNNKESTPSSEDQSLEEARRIMEKYK; from the exons ATGCACGATAGCATTGGAGCAGCATCTCACCGCTACTTGTGCGAGGTCAGGCCTCAGGGATTCTCCTCTCATCCTCACGGAACCGGAATGGCTGCCGCTGCTTCATCGGCGATCCGCCCGGTCTCGATTCTCCTACCGCTGCCGCCTTCCAGTCTTACATCCACCTTGAGGTCCTTCCCAGGCCTCCTCCGCCCTCTTCCTCGACTATTGCCTCCGCCGAGAAGCCTCCGGAGTTCTCTCTGCCCACCGCGTCGATTCTCCCCCGTCGTCTTCGTTGCCGCCGCCCAATCCAATCTCTTCAAGG TGATTCAGACAGCTTGGAGAATTGGAAGAGATGTGACAGATGCAGGAGCTAATCTTGTGCCT GATGCAGTTCCTAGACCAGTAGCGAGGATTGGTGTTGCCATTGCTGCTATCAGTGTTGCACTTTTTGTTCTGAAGTCCTTCCTATCTACTGTTTTCTTTGTATTG GCGGTGATGGGACTCGTATACTTTGGGTTTGTGGCGCTGAATGCAGACGAAGTCTCAAACAACAAGGAAAGCACTCCATCCAGCGAGGATCAATCGTTGGAAGAAGCAAGAAGGATAATGGAGAAGTACAAATAG